From Cucumis melo cultivar AY chromosome 3, USDA_Cmelo_AY_1.0, whole genome shotgun sequence:
GGCGGTAATTGCTTGAGAATTACTTTTCAAAGTGGAATGATGGAATCATGGAATATCTTATGTGACTACTTCCATTgaaaaatcaatcaaaatatcatttaattttaatttattaaatatttattaattttgtatGAATAAGAATATGTTTGAAATTGATTCTAAAATGACTAAAATCGTCctatttttatcattattaaaaGCATGatgaaatattattttaatcaaaAGTGGAGGGTGTgaaaattagatttaaaattgtTGAATTAAAAAGCAAACGATTTTTAAGCATGTTGGAAGTGGTTTTAACAACTTTATAGTTATGAAGGGATTTGTaaagaataaatatatttatagtaaaGTTAAGTAAGACTTTTGGGCAATGGGAATGGGACCTTTTCAATAGTGTTCCTTTTCCACTTGTAAAAGCATAACACAAAAGCTGGCACATGACATGCTCAATTAATCTTAgatttaacctttttttttttttttttgttctatcaAAATCATTAGAATATTGACAATATTGACTCTATTGTATTCATGTTTTCTAGTTACTATATTTTTCAATGCCCCATATGCCTCCCTTTAACagatccaaaaaaaaaaaaaaaggtcttaAATctctaaataaaaataaaataaataacataaaaggtaaattaaaaaaaaaaaaaaaaaagttatcaaaccaaaaaaaaaagcataaaaaGTATTGAGCTCTAAATTATGAATCTAAAAAATATACCGGAGGGGGTATAATTGTCAAAGTCacttaatttatatataattcaatattcacttaaaatattttcatcacTAAATTGTATGCTTATTTGTATATCTTTATTTATGGGTTCAAAATGTGCATAATTCAATTCACACATGAGTATTTTAGTAATATGTTTAGTAGTTTGAAACTCACTACCATTAATTATACTAGAAAAAATTATGTtgacattaattaaattataaatatgaGGAGTTTCTAATTAAGGTAGGGATATATGTACCGTTCTGATCAAAATCTCAAACGGTGAACAAAATAATGATGtgtagttttctttttcatatttataaatGTTAAGTTCACCAAAACAGGAATAAGGATGGAAGCAtagatatttaaaatattaactgttttttttttttttttttttttttttttttgttcttcttcttcctattcAGTGAATAATGTTGGAAGAATTGAGTAGGAATTGAAAACTTAGTACATTTTGTTCCCTAAGATATAGGAAGGAAAAAGAAGGATATGTGGAGTATGGGGGAAGTAGGTGTGTTGTGAGATTGTGTTGCAAAAGAAGGAATTAAGTACAACCCATTTTGTAAAGGATGGCCCTTGTGTTACAGAAACAAACAccatttttcttgtttgttgtTTCAAGCGATGACACCAttcgacacaaatatatatatatatatataaaagaaaaataaaattgaggGAGGCGTCTCTCTCATTTTGGGCAAATAAATAACCGAACAAGTTGTATATGCATGTGCAAGAGAGGGACCCgatcttctttttatttttctttttattttttttaattaaaaaaggaATCAATGTTTTTATACATTTATATTCtaatttttcatatattttgtttatttttgctTTTCAATTTTACAATGTTACAAATTAGTTAgtcaataaaattttaatttagtttatgtACGTTTTAAGCTCAGTTTTTCATAGTATTAACgtttcttaattaatttttaaaaattatgatTTTCACTATTTTTAGATGTTATTTGTTGATTGATTATAATGaatgttgtttttattttttgtctttCATTTTAGCACCATACGAGTGGATCAAAATCTGAACCAATGtttgatttaaaatttgaaattagtttgattttttttatttaattttgatgaTATGTCATAATTATACGTTAATTTTGTCAGTTGAATTTTCAGGGTCCTTTTTTTCTTGGCCATAGTGGCTTAATAAAGCTTTCTTTTGGTGGAGATATTAGGTACATTttaaaaagagataaaaaaaagaaagaaaaaaaagtagaatttttatattacatttatttttTCCTCAGCGGCATCCATCCATTCCTTGTACATTTTTGCAAAAGCTTATTAAAATGAATAATGAttattaaccaaaaaaaaaaaaaaaaaaaagaatagtgaAAACTCTAATTACCATTAAAGTAATTTTAAAGAAACATTAAAGGAAAGTTGGGAATAACATTGaaactttaataaaaaaaaaaaagtatttgagataattttttaaataaatgacaaaatttagagaattttgtataattacagaaatattatctattttcttttatgaaatGGAAGGAAGGGGACTGCTTGCTAGACTTTCTTTGCCATTTGAAACGAAGAACCGCCGGAAGAACAATAAACTCCGTTCttcgtgaaaaaaaaaaaaaaaacaatgaaattaaataaactaTTTAACTGTTTATTTAATCAGAACATACCCAAAAcacaatggaaaaaaaaaaaaagatctgtTCTGGTGATAAGTAAATATGTGGAAACTAAAACTAATAAATCGAAGAACAGAAAATTAAGAAGACGAATGGGGAATTGATTAATTAagtaatttatttatgaaattaaaaaaatgaaagtaaGTAACTAAGAGGTAATTAATAATCTAGAGAGAGAAAtgatagagaagaagaagaacctgGAAATGAGTGGGTGAATAAGATGAAGAAGAGAGAGGATGATGAGGTATTGTGTCTTGTAAATTGTTGAAATAAAATGGATGAATATGAAGAGGTAATTCGATTGGttatataataatattgaaggagaagagagaagagagaagagagaagagCGAAAGAGAGAGGTTTCTGAAAAATTGGATGGGTCGCATCAGCCTTTAAACAACAGGGACCAATATTTTATTCTCCCAATTATGTTCTATTTCAATATTACATTacttacttaattaattaatttatttctattattattattattattattattgagggaaaaaattaataatatagtgttaattatttttacttttattattattattattgtgggCAAGGGATTGTATTTTGTATCCAATAAATTGTATCTGGTTGGTTAtgctgttttttttttgtttttagcaATTTAGTGTGTTTTACGAATATTATttgattattataattattttatttttgaaaaatgttgttatttcattattataattatttcttttcttttttttttttttaaaaaaaactcaacTTACTATTGGACTATTCTTGGAAGTGTGTGCGCAACAGAAAGACTcgttgatttaaaaaaaaagctggaaaattatttaaaatatactataaaaattatttttattgacaACCAAATATActaattttttctaaattaaacaTTAAGAATAATTGACTCTTAGATAAAAGGTTTAAGAAACCAATTAACTTTAAATACTATAAAAGAAGATAAGTGATTAAAGTAGTTTGATACTGACTTTATCAAAGTCCTAAGAGATTTTTGTGTGATTGTAATAACTATTTACATTATGATTATGAAGAAAGAATAAACAATATTAtatatgaaagaaagaaaaatggaattgAAAGTGATATTATTTGATGGGATCAGGCATGTAATATTATAAGTTTGGAATGGGATACATTTAAATTAGTATTAATcaataataagaataaaaagaaattgcaaGTAGGCATTAGGCAACAAAACAGCGAAGGTATGTAGTCCGCACAATAATATGCACAAAGATAAGGTCCGATGCGACGCCATCGTACCCACAATCACTTCATACTTCACTTCCATTTCTTCTTATGATGCTTCCTTTGTTAACAAACTTTGCTGGGGGCTGCCGCTCTTTTATCTCAATTTTACgtgaccattttttttttatttattgtttttttttcttttgctcaATGTTATAACatatgtttattaaatttacaAAGTTGGAGTTGTCTCTTTATCAAGATTTGTTAGAATTAATTTTGAGTTTGTATTGATTCTAAAGTATGGTGAGTAcgatatatatttaatatttgatgtttttatattttactttGTTTTGAAGGCTTTGTAACTTGTTTTTACATGTTAATTTGTTTTGAGATCTTTCTAGTTTGATATCAAAATGTAGATTTGTCTTGAGGATTTTTCTACTTATTTTCGGAGCTATAGttcttgaatttggactttgtCTGATCTTTgaaatgttttttatttttaagagtttaatatttttttcttcttgaatTCTCTATGGAATTTCTTATAAAATCTTTGATTTATATATACTTTAGATTATCTATGGAGTTTATCACTTAACGAGTTTTAGAGAATGTTATGAGTTTTAGTATTTAGATATTTGGAAAATCTCTATTTACACGGTTTTAAGGGTATTACATTGACTTGATCCCAACTACTTTTGCATCTATAGACTTGAGTTTACTAATCATTTGGGTTCAATTGTTTCTTTATCCATTTTTTACCGCTTGAATGCGAGTTGGACCTTGATCCCGAACAATTTAATTTACTCAACTTAGTCAAAATTACTATTTTGTGCTCAATTGGGTCATAAATTAAATAAGCAATTGTGTGTTTAATCACTATCATTGCAATTTGATCAATCTTGCTATAGTAATCATATGACTAGGTTGAAAACATGTGACATCGAtcatttatttagtttttgttgcaattatttgaaaataatctATAATTTGTCAAAATTTCTCATTCAATAGCATGGACATGGACAATAACGTATGAAATCATTTCACCTCTCGTCTAACTAAAGGAGCATCATGATGTTTTcctaaaattattgttattaagaAAAGAGAGCTAGTTTAATTTAGTTGTGATTATATTGTTTAATGTTTAACAAAGTTGCAATTTAATGTCTCCTGTTttaatctctctttttttaaataaaaaaattttatatGTTGTTAAATGTGTTAAATTGATTGAGGATGAAAATGTCCTTAACGTAATATTTAGTGTGCTTTGGACATATCTGCCAAGactctttttttcttaaaagaaagaTTGTTTTTGTAAGATACTACATAAAGCCCTATTTTGCTTTTGTGTATTTGTAAAACAATATTTGAAATActacgttttactatttttcttcaagtttttagtctgttggtttttttttttttttagagttcTTGGTGTATATATTGTTGTTGCATTTTGGTGGAGCCAACTGTCGTAGTAAGAAAGTCTGCAAAATAGAAGTGCGTTAATAATAGGGCGAGTCATATGGATCTCGCTCTCTTTGAGATGTTTCACATCTTTGCTCGGATGTGTAAACAGATATCGTGTGTCCCGTCGTCCCAAGGATAACAACCTCTAATTTCGTCGGTAGGAATTGCAATGAAACCAAACCGATATACCAACACTTAGTAGATACAATTATGCTTGGAAAACCTAAAAGTAAATAGAATGAAAGAGTGAGGAGGTGGTGGAAGTCGAGAGAGAGATAGGAGGTGGTGGAAGTCGAGTGAGAGATATGAGATGGTGGAATGTTTGTTGTATAACAAATGAGAAGTGAGATGGGTTTATACAGAAGATGGGAAGGCTCCAACGGTCAGGTAATAATGACAGTAATTGTCCGTTATTATGATGGTCAAAGAAAAAACCGATCATACAACAGTTTTGAAGTTAATTCAACGAAATTAATATGTAGTTAAGggtttttgaaaattcaaaacaaatttttaacaaaaagttattttatttgatGCCACTAGACAACTAGTCTTGCATATTTCCTCTTCTCTTCCAAAACTTAGGTACCTCTTGTAAACTTTAATTTCATGAATATACAATAAACCATAATATTGTATATAACCTTAAATGTCAAGATCTTTAAACTAGAtaactttacaaattaaaattagttaaagaacaacatagcttgatccatgaataatcttcttgaggaattgtgtttctctcacttgccttccttttagacttaatttaagtttcttgatgggaagaataaactagttaatgaggcagtgagaggatcaatccctaaggttctatttatagacaccacTCATTATAGTGTTAAATTAGGGCATTATCttttagggtaattataatatgtagcaattaataattattaagtatgtagaaatattttaaaaaaattgcaaatatagcaaaatctatcagtgacgatacacttctatcgttgatagattcttatggtttatcaatgatagaccaacatttgctacatgatctatcggtgatagactcctatcattgataaattttgacagattttgctatatgtgcaattttttaaaaatgttgctatatacttaattattttgaatataattgctacttttgcaactatccctatcttttaacctaatggtcctaataaaataataagcccaaaaagaataaataataaataatgcaattgggtcacattaatgataatattatattaatattctcCCACTTGACccattgacattatttaccatatacattcatagacataatgcacaaaattaaacttcataacataTCGTGTCAAGTCAAAGAAACTACTAAAGGATCACGGCGGTCATACATCATTGCATTAACATACTCCCTTCCATGTATCACTGAAATAGCTCTTCTATTAACatgatctataataaagataatcaataatggtccaacaataagtgctttatcaaagacgatgtcctgtttggtttacataattcttttatgtatatactaatcataagaacagaaccataagataaaatcagaaacaataaataaatgagcttaaagtgtcaaataacataatcttgaTCTCAATGATGATATCTACTGATGCCCATACGTTCAACGTGATCATTGAACATCTTTGGTGGCAATCCTTTAGTCAGTGGATCCGCAATCATAAGTTTAGTGCTAATGTGTTCAACTGACACACTCTctttctgaacttcttctttaatggcaaagtattttaattccaTATGTTTAGCACCTTTAGAATACATGTcgttttttttagaagaaaactagaattatcacaataaattctCAGCGGCTTGGCAATACTGTCGACAATTCCAAGTCCTGAGATAAAGTTCCGCAGCCATAAACCATGAACTGTAGCCTCAAAGCATGCTACAAattcagcttccatagtggatgcagcgataATAGACTGCTTTGCAATTTTCCATGAAATTGCTCCTTCAGCTAAAAGGAACAAATAGCCAAAAGTGGATTTTCTTGTATCCACACATCCGACAAAATCTGAATCTGAATATCCAATCACCTCAAGATGATCAGATCTCTTGTAAGTAagcatataatcttttgttccTTGCAGATACCTTAAAACTTTCTTTGCAGCTTTCCAATGATCCATTCCTGGATTACTTTGATACCTGCCTAGCATACCTACAGCAAAACTGATGTCTGGTCTAGTGCAAGTTTGTGCATACAATAAGCTTCCAACAATAGATGCATAAGGAATAGTTTCCATCTGATTTcgttccaattcattttttggaCATTGCATGAGACTAAATTTATCTCCCTTATGAATTGGAACTACACTTGAAGAGCATTTGTCCATcttaaatttctctaaaactttattaatatAGGCCTTTTAAGACAATCCTAACAATCCATGTATTCGATCACGGAATATTTCAATTCCAATCACATAGGATGCCTCACCcatatctttcatttcaaagtttttagaaagaaattctTTGGTTTGACATAATAAACCAAAGTCATTTGTAGCAAGcaagatgtcatcaacatatagaacAAGAATTATAAACTTACTCCCGCTGATCTTTAGGTATATACATCGATCAacgatgttttctttaaaatcaaaagatgtgatggtatcattaaacttaagataccaCTGTCTGGAAACTTGTTTAAGTTCATATATTGACCTCTTTAATTTACACACCATATGttcctttccttcaaccataaaaccttctggttgatccatgaacacttcttcatctaaatttccatttagaaaggcggttttcacatccatttgatgaagctctaaatcataatgagctaccaaagccataataattcttaatgaGTCCTTTTTCGAGACAGGAGAAAAGTCTCTTTGTAGTCAATGCCATCTTTCTGAGTATAACCTTTGGCAACAAGTCTAGCCTTGTATCGTTCAATATTTCCATTTGAGTCACGTTTGGTCTTAAAGACCCATTTACACccaactcttttactttctttaggcaattctacaagatcccagacttcattatcattcatagattttaactcttctttcatgGCATCTAACCATTTGGTAGAATTATCTTCTTTAATGACTTGTGAAAACGAAACTGGATCATTATCAATGCTTAAGTCAAATTCTGACTCATGCAAATAAACCAAATAGTCATCAGAAATAGCTGATCTTCTTGATCTTACAGATCTTCTTAATTCTATTTCTTGTGGTCCCTCAGTTACAGGTTCATTTGTTACAATATCATTATGTGGTGTTTGAACATTAATTTGTCGTTCTTGTGGATTGTTAACAGAGTCAACAACTACAGGAACAATAACTTGAGAAGAAGTTATAGATGAAGGAATTTCCACCATAACTTCTTGAATTTCCACTTTTTGCGGTTCCAAACTCCCACTAATTATGTCATTCTCAATTAACCTTACATTTCCAGTTTCAACTATTCTCGTACTGTGGTTAGgacaataaaatctataccCTTTTGATTTTCTGGATAACCAATGAAGAAACCACTGGTTGTTCTTGAATTCAGTTTCTTTTCATGTGGATTATAAATTCTTACTTCCGCTTGACAACCCCAATCATGTAGGTGTCTTAAACTAGGTTTCCTTCCTGTCCACAGTTCAAAAGGTGTCTTTGGAACTGACTTACTAGGAACCttgtttaataaatattgagcggttcttaatgcatacatccacaaggacacaggtaaagatgaattaattaacatgcttctAACCATATTCATTAATGTACGATTTCGCCTTTctgcaacaccattttgttgtggtgttcTTGGCATTGTGTATTGAGCACATATGCCATGACTTTCTAGGAATTTAGCGAATGGACCGGTGCATTGTCCATTCTCGTCATATTTTCCATaatactcaccacctctatcagatcttaagattttcacctttctatctaattgcctttcaacttcatttattaatatttttaagaCATCTATTGCTTGAGATTTCTCATGTAATAAATAGATATAACCATAACGtgagaaatcatcaataaaggtgATAAAATACTTTTCTCCACCAAAAGATGGAACATCAAAAGGCCCACA
This genomic window contains:
- the LOC127148686 gene encoding secreted RxLR effector protein 161-like; translated protein: MDKCSSSVVPIHKGDKFSLMQCPKNELERNQMETIPYASIVGSLLYAQTCTRPDISFAVGMLGRYQSNPGMDHWKAAKKVLRYLQGTKDYMLTYKRSDHLEVIGYSDSDFVGCVDTRKSTFGYLFLLAEGAISWKIAKQSIIAASTMEAEFVACFEATVHGLWLRNFISGLGIVDNHVNRRAISVIHGREYVNAMMYDRRDPLVVSLT